A stretch of DNA from Sulfurovum sp. TSL6:
CCAAGGATCTGGAGTTCAAAGGGTGGTTGCACCACTACTTTAAATCACATTTTTCTATGCATAAAGAGTGGGAGTGGTACAAACGTATCTTTGAAGGGAGTACATTGTTCCGGTCGACCGCTGAGATATTCACCGACCTTCAGCAAAACAGGCTTTTACGCATGAATGTGAAGGATAACTGTTCTTTAGCAGCACTTGAGCCTTACAAAGAAGAGTTTGAACAGAGTAGCCGTGTCTCACCTATGGAGTGGTACAGCTTTTTAGATCTCAAAGTGATGCTGGGAAATGTCTTTTTGCGTAAGCTAGACCGCATGAGCATGGCACACAGTATAGAGGCAAGAAGTCCGTTTTTAGACAAAGAAGTGGTGGCTACAGCATTCTCCTGTACTCCTGATCTTCGTATGATGAAACCTTCCAAGGCATTGGTGAAAAATGTTGCTAGAAAGTATCTTCCCAAAGAGATCGTCGATCGCAATAAAAAAGGGTTTAACTATCCTTACATGGAGTGGTTGCAAGAGAGCGGAGAGTTAGAAGTCATTCATCGTATACAGAAAAAAATGAACCTTTTTCATGAAAGTGAACTTGAAATGTATTTGGAAAAAGGGAAACAGGGGATGTTCAAACAACATCTTTTTTCACTCTATATGTTATGTAAATGGTTGGAAAAGGTAAATCGTAGATCCTAGGTAATGGTATACTTATTACCTAGGGCTTTAATTATTTGTTTTTAAGGATTCTGGGGAGGGTGATACCTGTTTGACTCTGGTATTTCCCCGCTCTGTCACGATACGTTGTTTCGCACTGCTCATCTCCCTCTAAGAAGAGTACCTGTGCGATGCCTTCATTCGCGTAGATCTTTGCAGGAAGAGGTGTAGTGTTGGAGATCTCTATCGTGATATGCCCTTCAAATCCGGGCTCGAATGGTGTGACATTCACAATGATACCACAACGCGCATAGGTACTTTTTCCTAGACAGATAGCCAAAGTATCACTCGGCATTTTAAAGTACTCAACGGTTCTTGCAAGGGCAAAAGAGTTAGGAGGCACGATACAGACATCCCCTTTGAAGTCCACGACATTGTTTTCATTAAAGTCTTTTGGATCCACCACTTCAGCGTTGATGTTCGTAAAGATCTTAAATTCATCCGTAACTCGAATATCATAGCCGTATGAGCTTAGCCCGTAACTGACCACTCCTTCTCCTACCAGTCCTTCACAAAAAGGGGTTATCATCTCTTCGTTCAGTGATTTCTCGCGTATCCATTTATCGGATTTTAGTCCCATGTTCTTCCTTCGTTTATAAATAAGATGTTATCTGAGTATTTGTATATCAGCGTTTGTTTTGATCTTTTCAAAATAGTCTTTAAGCGCTTTATTTTGCTGTTGCTGTCTCCATTTTGCAGCAACGGCACCTTGGGCTGCTTCAAAAGGCATGTTTACCTTGCCTTTTTTGGAAAGAACCTTATAGCTTATATATCGGTCTCCTGCATTAAAAGGGCGCGTAAATGAACCATCTTGTGTTTGTAAAATGCTGCCAAGTAACGCAGGGTTTAGGTCTTTTGTCGACTTGGTCACAGAACGGCTTTTAATACCTTTGGTGTTTTTTGTTTGAAGAAATTTCTTCATGCTCTCTTCAGATGGTGCAGAGTATTCAATCAGATTGACAGAGGCAGGAATGGTAAATTCACCTTGGTGATTTTTGTAAAAAAGCTTGAGTTCGTCTTCACTTGGAGTGGGGATAGAACTGACCACATTTTGCTGAAAGAACTTCTCTTTTTTCATCGCCTCTTTGACACTTGAACGATAGTTATTCCATGTGGTCCCCTGTTCTTTCAGGATCTTTTGCATTTTAGGAACAGTAAGGTTGTTTTGTGCTGCAATCGCTGCTATTTTTTCATCGATGTCTGCCTCAGCGATCTGCACATCTTTCATTGCCGATTTTTGCAATCGGTCCTGGATAAGAAGATCAGTGGCTTGTTCCTTAGAAACCTGCATTTGTCTTTGTACTGCACGTATCTCTGCAGTGGTAATAGGCTCCCCCTCAACGATAATGGCAATAGCATCTACCATTTTAGCGTGTGAGAGTGTCAGTAAAGTAATAAATCCAAGTAGAACAAGTTTTTTCATAGATATCCGTTTCCCTAATAAGTTGGAAAATTATAACATAATCATGTAAATATTATATGAATTGTTTTGTTTAGGATATAATACTTTTTCATAGAGAATTGACACATCAATGTGGAATAACGTGGGCTTCATGGAGCATTTTAAAAAGATGTATATTTTATATAGGGGTATGGTTAAACCTGTTTAGATATAATTTTTTATATTACAAAATTAAATTTATATATGGAGAGTGTAGTGAGTAAAAAGAATTTTGCACTTATAGGAGCAGCAGGGTACATTGCCCCAAGGCATATGAAGGCTATTAAAGAAACAGGTAATAATCTTGTTGCGGCACTTGACCCCTATGACGGCATAGGTATTATAGACAGTCATTTTCCTGAGGCAGATTTCTTTACAGAGTTTGAACGTTTTGATAGATTTGTAGATAAATGGCGACGAAATACAGGTAAAAAAATAGATTATGTGTCAATCTGTTCTCCTAACTATTTACATGATTCCCATATACGATTTGCCCTCAAAAGTGGCGCGGATGCTATTTGTGAAAAACCGCTTGTACTAAACCCATGGAATATCGATCAATTAAAAATCATTGAAGAAGAAACCGGTCAAAAAGTTTATAATATACTACAGCTCAGACTGCATCCTTCCATCATCGCACTGAAAGAAAAGGTACAAAAAGAGTTGGCAGAGAACCCTGATAAAACCTATGATATTGATTTGACCTATCTGACTTCTAGAGGTAAATGGTATTTCATTTCATGGAAAGGGAATGAAGCAAAGTCAGGAGGGATCGCATCAAATATCGGTGTACACTTCTATGACATGTTGTGTTGGATCTTTGGTGATATTGAAGAGAATATCGTACATCTTAAAACAGCTGATACGAATGCAGGCTTTTTCAAATTGAAAAATGCTAATGTAAGATGGTTCTTGTCAGTCAATTATGACTATATCCCTGAAGAGGTAAAAGCACAGGGGCAGAGAACCTATAGAAGTATTACTGTAGATGGAGAAGAGATAGAATTCTCTGGAGGATTTACGGATCTCCATACAAGATCATATGAAGAGATACTTAAAGGTAATGGCTTTGGGCTGGATGAAGCTTATGGTTCTATCAACACTGTTTCAACCATACGAAATCTTGCCCCTGTAGGGCTTAAAGGTGAGTACCATCCCTTCTGTAAAAAGGTAATTGGCTAATGGCAGAATTTTTTGTCCATGAGAGTAGCTATGTTGATGAACATGTAAACATAGGAGATAATACCCGAATCTGGCACTTCTCGCATATTCTTTCACATACTACTATCGGTACAGACTGCTCGTTTGGACAAAACTGTGTAGTAGGGCCCAAAGTCACAGTAGGTAATGGTGTTAAAGTACAGAACAATGTTTCCCTCTATGAAGGAGTTGAAGTAGAGAATGATGTCTTTCTTGGGCCCTCTATGGTTTTTACCAATGTGATCAATCCAAGAGCCTTTATACAGAGAAAAGAAGAGTTTAAAAAGACACTCCTTAAAAAAGGATGTTCTATTGGAGCAAATGCAACCATTGTGTGTGGTATTACTATCGGTGAATATGCACTTATAGGTTCTGGTGCTGTGGTGAACAGAGATGTAAAACCTTATGCCCTTATGGTCGGGGTTCCTGCTAAACAGATAGGGTGGGTAGGTATTTCTGGAAATACATTGGTATTTCATAATAATACTGCAGAAGATGAATTCGCACAGTATGAAATAATCGAAGAAAATTTACAAGTGAGTAAAAAGTGAATATAGATTTCGCAAAACTACAATACCAGTACCAACTCTATAAAACTGAGATAGATGAGGCGATACAATCGGTACTAGATAAGTCAAACTATATTATGGGAGAAGAGATAACCCAACTTGAAACTTCTTTGCAAGAGTTTACGGGGGCAAAACATGCTATTACCTGCTCCTCAGGAACAGATGCTTTATTACTTGCCATGATGGCACTGGATATTCAGCCAGAGGATGAGATCATCACAACACCTTTTACTTTCATCGCTACATCAGAGACCATTGCTTTTTTAAAAGCAAAACCGGTCTTTGTGGATATAGATGAGAGAACCTATAATATAGATCCTTCTAAAATAGAAGAAAAGATTACACATAAAACCAAAGCGATCATCCCTGTTTCACTATATGGGCAACCAGCGGATATGGATGTTATTCAAGCCATAGCAGGTAAACATGGTCTTAAAGTCATCATCGATGGTGCGCAAAGTTTCGGAAGTACTTATAAAGGTAAGACAGACAGCAACTTAGGAGATATTTCAACGACAAGTTTTTTCCCGGCTAAACCACTTGGGTGCTTTGGTGACGGAGGTGCAGTCTTTACCAATGATGATACACTAGCAGAAAAGATGAAGTCACTAAGAGTACACGGGCAGTCCAAAAGATACCATCATCAGTATATCGGTATGGGTGGAAGAATGGATACCATTCAGGCAGCAGTACTGAATGTAAAGATCAAGTATTATGAAAAAGATCTTGCTTTGCGTCAAGAAGTTGCGAAGAGATATGCTAAAGCTTTAGAAGGTAAAAATATGATTTTACCTTTTGTGGAGAAAGATGTTACTTCAGCATGGGCACAGTATTCTGTACGGGTTCAGAATCGTGATGAAGTGCAAATAAAACTCAAAGAACACGGTATCCCTACAGCTGTGCATTATCCTATGCCTGTACATTTGCAGGAGTGTTTTGAGTATTTGGGATATAAAAAGGGTGACTTTCCTATATCTGAACAAGTTTCTAATGAGATTATGAGCTTACCTATGAATCCTTACTTGACAGATGAAGAAATAGTATATACTGTTAATAGCATATGATCAAAAAATTAAAACCAAAATCTGAATTCAGTAGAAATGTACTAACCCTTATGACAGGCACTACCATAGCACAAGCTATACCTATAGCTATAAGTCCAATACTTACGAGGATATATACGCCAGAAGACTTTGGAGTATTTGCATTGTTTATGGCAATTACTGGATTGTTTTCTGTTGTTGCAAGTGGACGATATGAACTTGCTTTGATGATTCCGAAAGAAGATGAAGATGCAATTAATATATTTGCACTAGGTATGACTATTGTTTTGTTCTTAGCATTGTTTCTTTTGACTTTAGTAGTTTTATTCAATAAGTCCTTAACAAGTATACTAAATAATGATGAGATTGGATATTGGCTTTATTTTGTACCTATAGCTTTATTTTTTACAGGGCTATTTAATATGCTCAGTTATTATAATAACAGAAAGAAAAATTATAAAAATATTGCAAATGCAACTATCATTAAATCTATTGTCTCGGCCATAATTCAACTCAGTATTGGGTTTGTAAAGGCTGGAGTTACTGGTTTAATAAGTGGACACATTGTTTCGACATTGTTTGCTAATACACGTTTGTTTAAAAATATTATTAAAGATAAAATACTGCTATCTAAAATATCTAAAAACAAAATGATAACTCTCACAAAACACTATAAAAACTTCCCAAAATATCAAGCGCCTCATGCGATGTTAAATACTTTTTCATCCAACATACCGATTTATATGTTTACCCCATTTTTTAATCTAACTGTTGTTGGATTTTATTCATTAAGTACAAGAATTGTATTTGCACCCATGATGATATTGGCAGGGGCAAGTGCAAAAGTATATAATCAAAAGGTTATGCAGATACATAATGAACATGGCAATAGTTATGGCTTTACTGTAAGACTGTTAAAATCTCTATTAAAAAAGATTAGTATACCATTTTTGATAATTATTGTTTTTGCCCCTGATATTTTTGCTTTTGTATTTGGTGAAGTGTGGAGAGAAGCAGGTGTCTATACACAGGTTTTATCTCCATGGTTGGGGATGGTTATTTTTACATCAACTATTTCTTTTATCCCAAGCTTGTTAAATTTACAAAGAAAAGCATTGTTTTTAGAAATAGTTTATACTATATTAAGAGTTATTGCTATAAGTATTGGATTGTATTATCAAAATGTTTTTATTGCGTTAATATGTTATTCCATAGTTGGATTTTTAATGTTAAACTATAATATATGGTGGATGCTTAGTTCACTAAAAAAGGTAAATTAATGGCTGGTCTATATGGTGTCATTTCGACTAAAAAACAAGATATAAAAGAAATATATACAAATTTTTTTAGCTCCACTTTAGATAATACAATAAATGAAGAGTTTAAATATAAAAATTTTATTTACGGGCGAAGTGTTATAGACAAATTTTTAAATGATAGAGTGTTGTATGAAGATGAGACTATCATTATAGGCTTTGAAGGGGTTTTTTATAACAAAGTAACTAAAAAAAGTTATGAAACAATTATTCAATGGTATCACAATGATGGCATAGATTTTGTTCAAAATATTCGAGGACAGTTTTGTGGGTTTATTTATGATAAAAATATAGATAAACTATATATTTTTAATGATTCTCTTTCAACAAAACCACTCTATATTTATAAAAATAATGATGTTTTTATGTTTGCTTCAGAATTAAAAGTAATTACAAAATTATTATCACAATTAAGTATTGAAAAAATTTGGGATCATGATGCTGTTTACTCGATGCTTACTGTTGGACATATGCTAAATGATTTAACATATGAAAAAAATACAAAAAAATTAAATTATGCAACTATTTTTGAAATAGATAAACATTTTAATATGGAAGAAAGACAATACTTTAATTTTTGTAAAAAAGAGAACTTTGATTTATCTAAAGAACAAATCATTGAGAAAATAGACGAGTTACTGATATCTAGCGTAAAAGAGTGTTGGGCAAAAGATGATGAATACAATTATAAACATTATACTTTTTTAAGTGGAGGCCTTGATAGTAGGGTAAATCTTTTTTTAGCAAAAGAGCAGGGATATATGGATGTTTTAACAATGACCTTTTCACAATCAGGAAGTAGCGATGAAAAAATAGCCCAAGAGATTGCTAGTAAAGAGGGCTTTAAACATTTTTTCTATGCTCTTGATAATGGTAAGTTTTTAGAGAAAGAGATAGAGAGATATATAGAAGCAAATGACGGTTTGACAATTTTTAATGGGGCAGCTGCTGGTTACGATTATTTGTCTTCAATAAATCACACTGACTTTGGTGCTTTGCATACAGGACAGATTGGTGATTTATTATTTGGCTCATATGTTAAAAAATATTTTACAGTTGATAATAGTGCTATAAGTGACCAAACACAACTTGTACAAGAGATAACATTTTTTGAAGACTATGCAATTAAGTACAAAAATAATTCTGAATTATTTGGCTATGAGCAGAGAGTAATTAATGGTACTTTAAATGGGGATAGAACAGCTACACATTTTACAGATATGCTTTCACCGTTTTATAATAGGAGTCTCATGGAATTTTGTTTGACAATACCAGATGTATTTAAAAAGGATGAAGCAATTTATTTAGATTGGTTTAATAACAAACATAAACAGATATCAAATTATAAATGGGATAGTGCAGGAGTAAAACCAAAAAGTATAATATTGGTGAAATATGCAAAACAATTCAAACGATATAAAAATGCTTTTTTAAGAAGAGTAGGATTAAAAGTTGATAATATGAATCCTTTTGATATGTGGTTAAGAAATAACAAAAAGATATTGAAAAATCTAGATGTTTTGTATTTTACTCATATTAATGATATTGAAGATATCAATTTACAAAAACTGCTAAAGAATATGTATAATTGTGATATCAAACATAACCATTATGGGAGTAATAATAAATTTTTAGTTATTACTGTATTGTTATCATATAAATTGCATATGAAAGGTTAAGTTTTGAACTTTGCAAAAAAAATACTGAATATATTAAACTTTAAATATTTAACTTTATTTTATAAAACTATAAAATTAAAAAAAGGCGTTACCATAGATTATCGATGCGAAATAGAACAAAAAAACAATATTTCCATTGGTAAGAGGAGTATATTATACAAATGTATTACTATTTATAAAAGTAAAGAAGGATATTTGAGGATAGGTGATTTTTCGCATATAGCACCATATGGGTATATTTTAATAGAAAAACAAAACTTGACTATAGGTAATAACGTTGCTATCGGACCAAATTGTTCTATATTTTGTAGTACAAACAGTATCCCTGAAAATAAAGGGATACTGTTTAAAGATAGTTACAATAAAGGGGATATTACTATTGGAAACAATGTGTTTATTGGTGCAAATTGTGTTATTTTGCCCAATACAATAATTGATGACAATGTTGTAATAGGTGCGAACTCTGTAGTTAAAGGAAAATTGAAAAGTGGGTTTATGTACGGTGGGAATGCGGCAAAAATGATAAAAAGAATATTTAATGACTAAAAAGCTCTTAGTTGTTGGAAACAGCAGTATACACATATTTAATTTTATAGAGCTGGTAAAAGATTATTTTGATGATGTGTTACTATTGACAGATAGAAAAAATGAGTCGTGGAATATAGATACAATAGAAGTGGATTTTGGATTAAGAATAAATGGTTTTAAAAACTATAAAAATTTAAAGAAAATAATTAATGATTTTAATCCAAGTACTGTACACATTCATCAAGTCAATATTCCAGCACTTTTAACACTTTTGGCACTAAAAGGCAATAATACACAGACAGTATTAACGGCATGGGGAAGTGATATTCTTTTAACACCTAAAAAAAGTATATTTTTAAAATGGATAGTAAAATATATACTAAATAGTGTTGATATTATTACTGCTGATTCAGATACTGTTTTATTGGAAGCAAATAAATTGACAAATAAAAAGTTAAATACTTATAACATAAATTTTGGTATTGAAATACCCTATTGTACAATGTATAAAGAAAATATTATTTATTCAAATAGACTGCATAAAGAATTATATAATATTGATAAAATTATCTTGTCTTTTCATAAATTTCTAAAACTAGATCCATCATGGAAATTAGTTATTGCAGGTAATGGAGAAGATAGTGGAAAATTAAAAAATTTAGTAAAAACTTTAAATATTACCAATAGTGTAGAATTCATTGGTTGGGTTGACACGAAGACAAATTTTGAATACTATTGTAAATCTAAGATATATGCATCAATACCTAATAGTGACTCTATATCTATTAGTCTTGTTGAATCTATAGCTTCCAATTGTATAGTTTTTGTATCAGATTTACCAGCAAATAGGGAAATTGTTACTTCAGATATAGGCTTTATAGTTAAGGACTTAGAAAATATAGACTTTGCATTATTTAAAACAATTAATAATCAATACTATCAAGATAGAAGAGATATTATAATTAAGCAATTTTCAAAAGAGCATAATAAATCTTTATATATAAGTTTATATGAGAATAGCAATCTTTAAATGGGCATTAAAATGAAAATACTCTATTTGTCCGATACTGATCTTGATGGAACGTCAGGCATAGCTCAAAAAGTTTTGATGCAAAGCAATCAATGGTCAAAGCAGGGACATAATGTATCACTGATCTCATTAGAATCTCTTTCTCTTTTCTCTCTTCAGGGAGAGAGGCTTACGGAACCAAAGATAGATATAAAAAGAAGAGGGTGGAAGATATATGTCCATCTTCTTTTAAGTACTTGGCGATTAAAAAAGATATTGAAAACGGTTGACTATGATATTGTTTATATGCGGTATCGGCTCTATTCTCCCTTCTTAAAAAGAACATTGGGAGATCACATTAGAATTGTAGAGATCAATACAGATGACATTAATGAGTATAAGTTTTCTTCTAAACTTTTATACTTGTACAATAAATTTTTTCGTAATCTTTTTTTACAACCTGTAGATGGATTTGTATGTGTAAGCCATGAATTACAAAAGAAGTTTGAGTATCTTGCTAAACCATCTATTGTCATTGCAAATGGTATCAATACAGATATGTATGCATTTGAACCATCAACAGGTAGCATAAGGCCTTCATTAGTATTCATCGGCTCACCCAATCAAAAATGGCATGGTGTAGATAAAATCATTTTTCTAGCTGAAAAGCTCATAGAATTTGATTTTCATATCATTGGTATGGATGGGAAGAATAGGCCTAATCTTTTTTTTCATGGGTATCTCTCTACTGATAAAGCAAAGCATTTTGTTAAAGATCAAGATATAGGCATTGGCACGCTTTCTTTGTATGAAAACAAAATGACTGAAGCCAGCCCACTAAAAACAAGACAATACTTCGCTCATGGACTTCCTGTCATCTATGCTTATGAGGATACGGATATCAGTGAAGAAGAACCATTTGTTTTGAAACTTCCAAATACAAAAACAAATATAGAAGAGCATATCAGGGAGATTAGACACTTTGTGCTATCTGCTCATCATAATAGTAAATTTAGACAACTTGCAAGAGACTTTGCGGAGAAGACGTTAGATGTGTCAGTAAAAGAGAATCAAAAAATTGAGTTTTTTGATATGATATTGCAAAGTAAGGACAAGTGGGAAGTATGAAAAAAAACCTTATTTTATTTACTGTGTCATATCCTTATGGGGATAAAGAACAGTTTTTGGAAACTGAAATTTTATATTTAGCTAAATATTTTGAAAATGTAACTGTCATTCCTACATTTATAAAGGGAGATAAGAGAGAAATTCCAGAAAATATAGTTGTAGATACAACGTTTGCATATCAAAACAATAACATAAAGTTTGCTTTTTACAGTTTGGTTACAAAATATACCTATAAAGAGATCATTGCTAATCTCAGTATAATACTTTCTTTAAAAAAGTTACAAAAACTGGCTTCTTTTACTGGTAGAGGTGTCGCACTTTTTAAACATCTGAAAGTCAATTATAGTACAGAAAATATTTTTTATTCATATTGGTTTAATGGGGCTGTTTTTGCTTCTTTTTTGTATGATCAAAAAGTTGCAAAAATCAACTATGTAACTCGAGTACATGGCAGTGATCTTTATCTTGAACAAAATGACGGGTATTTGCCTCTGAGACCAACAGTACTCAAAAATATTAAAAAAATTTTTCCTATTTCCAAAAATGGGTATGATTATCTAAGGCAGCATTATCAGATGGATTTATCAAAAATATCACTCTCTAGATTGGGAACAAGTGACCACAATATCACTACGAAAATGTCTCAGGATTCAAAGCATTTTCATATTGTAAGCTGCTCTCACCTGAGTCCAGTAAAGCGAACGGATTTAATGATCATGTCTTTATCAAATGTAGCACAAAAAAATCCAACAATCGCCTTTTTCTGGACACATATAGGTACTGGTGTAGAGTATCGCAAAATAAAAGCTTTTGCACACAAGATGCTTCCTGAAAATGTTACAGTAGATTTTCTTGGAAATTTAGACAACGCAGCTGTTTTTGATTTTTACAAAAATCATTTTGTTGATCTATTTATCAATACGAGTATTTCTGAAGGTATACCTGTGACATTTATGGAAGCAATGAGTTGCTCTATCCCTGTTATGGCATTAGATGTTGGCGGTATTTCAGAAATAGTGAACAATGATAATGGAATTTTGTTAGATAAAAAAGCGAGTTACGATACAATTGCAGAAGCATTACATCACATAGTAAATAATAAGACTTTATTGGCAGATAAGAAAAGCCATGCAAGAGATACTTGGGACCATTACTATAATGCTAATCATAATTATAGGGTTTTTGTTGAGGTATTATCTAGTTTTTCAGGAGGAAGATCATCAAAATAGTTACTATTATAGGGGCTAGACCGCAATTTATAAAAGCAGGAAGTATTAGCAGAGAGATTTCTAAATATAAAGAGATACAAGAAATCATAGTACATACTGGGCAACATTTTGATGCCAATATGAGTGATATATTTTTTGAAGAGATGAAGATACCAAAGCCTGATTATAATCTTGACATCAATGGTCTTGGTCATGGTGCGATGACAGGTCAAATGCTGGAGAAGATAGAAGAGGTTTTACTGCAAGAGAACCCTGACTGGGTACTAGTATATGGAGATACCAATTCTACATTGGCTGGGGCTTTAGCTGCATCAAAATTACATATAAAAGTGGCACATATAGAAGCAGGCTTAAGATCCTTTAATATGAAAATGCCTGAAGAAGTA
This window harbors:
- a CDS encoding glycosyltransferase, encoding MKKNLILFTVSYPYGDKEQFLETEILYLAKYFENVTVIPTFIKGDKREIPENIVVDTTFAYQNNNIKFAFYSLVTKYTYKEIIANLSIILSLKKLQKLASFTGRGVALFKHLKVNYSTENIFYSYWFNGAVFASFLYDQKVAKINYVTRVHGSDLYLEQNDGYLPLRPTVLKNIKKIFPISKNGYDYLRQHYQMDLSKISLSRLGTSDHNITTKMSQDSKHFHIVSCSHLSPVKRTDLMIMSLSNVAQKNPTIAFFWTHIGTGVEYRKIKAFAHKMLPENVTVDFLGNLDNAAVFDFYKNHFVDLFINTSISEGIPVTFMEAMSCSIPVMALDVGGISEIVNNDNGILLDKKASYDTIAEALHHIVNNKTLLADKKSHARDTWDHYYNANHNYRVFVEVLSSFSGGRSSK